Below is a genomic region from Dioscorea cayenensis subsp. rotundata cultivar TDr96_F1 chromosome 14, TDr96_F1_v2_PseudoChromosome.rev07_lg8_w22 25.fasta, whole genome shotgun sequence.
CTCAATTGTGAAATCAAAAGAGGTTCCCTTAACAGGTATAAACTCCCCTGTTGGAACAGTGTACTGATCTACAGGAGTAACTTGAGATCCCCATATCTGAATAGAATGCTCGAGGATGTTGCCAGAGTTGTGACCAGCCAAGTTCCAGTAGGTGTGCTGAGCCAAGCTGATTGGCGTAGGTTTATTCTCAGGTACAGCTTCCATTTCGAGTTTCAATGTGGTGCTAGAAGGAATAGAGTAGGTTGCAATCACACTAACATCACCAGGATAACCTGTTTTGTTTTGTAACAAATAGATTGGTTGGTGACTTCAgattttctctcttttactAGTTGGTATCAGGGTGAGTATCATTAGTCATTACCTTCCTCTCCATCTTTACTGTGGTACTTGAAGGTGATAGATGGGATTTCACCATTCTTGTATTCAGCAACGTCCCACAACACTTTGTCAAAGCCCTTGGTTCCTCCTGTAGATAATACAATACAGAATTAGAATTGTTCCTTTTGATTCACTAATTAACAGGAAAGTGGGAAAACATCATATTTCATGTGATCAGTTCCTTTTCAATGTTCCTATCCAAGGCATATGTTTGATTAAAGTCTATCCCTACCCTTTTTGATCTTATAAACTtatgcttctctctctctctctctctctctagtgtatatatacacatatatgcatatatagcTTATATTAGGATAAGGGGGAGGGGATTTGGGTGGAACATACAAAACCCTTCCCACTAGGTCATCTATGGGAGGACAGGCGAAAACAAACCTTCGCTTCTTTCACACAAACAAATATATGTCAGATGCAGCAAAACCATTTGATACATTTCATTAAAGAAGCACAGTATGCTGCTAAAGATATACCAACAATTTGCTAACCAGGCTACCCAATTAGTTCTCAACTTTGAATTTTGACTGAAACAATCACAAATCACGGAGCTTGCTCAAATATAATATGGATATGAACCTGATCTATACAAGCCTTCAATAGCAGTACGCATCAAAACTTGTTGACAGTGATAGATTGTAAACATGTTGCAGCTActgatgcatttttttttttttactctaatGAGATAAATAGCTGATGCCCCTTAAATGTCAAATGTTCAGGACTCAGGAGCAAGTGTTTCCAGCCTCCATTCACAAGAGATGCATGCCTGATATAGCTTATCATGGATAAGAAGAACACCCTTATTTCTACCAAGAATCTCAATGAAAGCCAAAACTCAAAGTGGAAACTTTTGATTCAAGAGGGAAACAGGCAACATAGCTAATTGACAAGCCAAGGAAGAACTCCATGACATCAATAGCCAACAAAGCAGAGTAAGTAACATGAACTCTCATTCAAAATCTTCTCCGCAAGAAATCAGTCATTGAATCCTGTTAACGACACACAGTTTGTTGAAGGGAAGACTAGATAATCCACAATATTACTGAAAAGGTTGGTTCTGTAAATTCAACAGCAATGAAATGTTGTGATAAAAGTTCAAAAACAAGTCCAGCAAAATGTATAAACACAAATAACATAATCTGGTAACAGGACTCAGCACAAAACCAATGTTTCTTACCATGAAGGCTGTTCGGGGGCTTATTGATGGGCAAGGAATACTCCACACCATTGAGAGTGAACTTCCCATTTTTGATCCGGTTTGCAACTCGGCCAACAATGCAACCAAAGTAAGGAGCTGCACCGTTCTGATCAATGAGCAACCACCATCAAATAAGTTCAtttcaatggaaaaaaaaaatagtaacaataatcataataaaGCATACATCATTTTacaaattttgattgacataacAATTCTCACGCAATGGGCCCTTAGTCATAGCACAAGATGATAAATAACAAGAAtcaaaatgcaaagaaaataaaaaattaaaaaaaaaaaaaggcgtTCGCTTTTGCTTTTCAGGATATCAAAGGCATGATCTTTGGGGGAGGAAAAGAAGCTTTGCatataaaatttagtttttttaaaacaaacaaacaaccatGGGAGAAGGAACTTACTATGTAGGGTTCGATAGAATCAAAACCAAGAACCACATCGGCAAAACTTCctgaaaaatgaaaacagagGAGAAAGGACATTAAAGGAAAGCAAAGAGGAGTGAACAAAGGAGATCCAGATCAGGCACCATGGGCGTCGGGAACCAAAAGAGAAGTGATAGTGGCGCCCCAATTGCTGATTTTGACTGTGATCTTCCCGTTGCTCAGATTGAAAATCTCGGCCTTGTCGACCTGGTTTGCCATTGATAATAGCCTTGTCTACACTCAATTTTCCAGTTTGCTGTGGAAACGGAAAAGATTTGTGCCGCTTTCTGTGATGGTTTTAGAATAGTTTTCTATATCTGAGATGTTGTGATTAGGAAAGATACCGACAATAAATctttattacatttaagttaaaataaattacatcaaTCCAcccacacaaaaacaaaatgacaattgaaataacaaatatatatatatatatatatgcattaaaaaacagagatttttagaaaaattgttATGTAagttaaagtaaataaaatcaGGGAACGTACTTAATATGATATATCTGCTCGATCAGTGTTCCAATCTCTGAAGCAAGCTTTGCAATGTCTGCATCTATTTCTCCAAAGTGATGAAAACCCAATCCCTAAATTTTCCCACCATTCCTCCCTATCTCTCCTCTCCAAGGGATTCTAAGACCACTCCGCCATTGATTCCCATCCTCGATCTGGCACTACCCATTCGGCTCTTCTACTAcgccctcctcctcctcctagATCACGGATTCGAAATTTCATGCTGGCGAGGCGGGGAGGCTTTCATCTCAGGGAGAGCTTGGGGTGAGATTGGCGGCGAGCGCgggttctttttttttggaatttacgTTCTCTTATTCGAGATCCAGTTGCTGGTGGCGAATGGCGATTGGGTTCGTGGCTGAAGGGTTTGACGATGAGACCTCTTGTCTTGTGAAGGAGCCGGTGCGGTTGGACCATGGTTTGAGCTTCCATTACACGAGCCTGAGCCTGAGCCTGAGCCCGAAGCCGAGCCACGAGCCATTTCGATTGTGGAACTTGACTCTTTGGTTGACCGTGGCTGATCAGTCCGACCGTTGTTAAACTGTTTAATAATGATGCTAACacaaaatcatattattatataaattaagtgAAAGGAAGACAAAGTAAcatgatgttaaaaaaaaaaccatgcaaCGTTTCAAGAGCTGTCCACTACTACGCCTCATTGAGACCCACATCAACAGCCTTCCTCTGATCTCGCCGGCTACTCACCGAGTTCCAAACTCCTTCATTGCTAGCTCAGTCTTGGGCGATGTTCAATACTCTTGTCATTCCTTTTtggataaagtggataaaccacatgcattaaaaaaacatcaaaagataCAACAACATTTCCACTAACTGTGGAAACAAAATACAAACTAAAAGAGGAACAAAGGGTCTCCTCCTGACCCAAGCCAACAACAACTACTCCCGACTAAAACCCTGAGCCACCTCAATCGCGGACTCCTCCTCCACCCCACCAGGACGAGGTCCAGAGAACTCTAAGCTGCGCCTGATCGAGGAAATGGAATCGTCCAACTTCGCTCTCAAGCCCTCAGGAGCTGCAGAGAACCAAGATAAAATCATACAATCAGTCTTCACCATAACAGAGTGAGGATGCGCACATTTATCAGAGAAAATGTAATCATTTCTTGTCAACCAAATAGACCACACAAAGGCTTTCACTGCTCCATCCCCGACCACTCGGGTCGCCGGGAGTAAAGCAGCCCTCCAGTCACCCCACAAAAGAGACATAGAGGCGGGAAGAGCCGGTAGCTGAAGAGACCTACTGAAGTGAGCCCACACCTCCTGGGAGAACCGACATCGCAAAAAGAGGTGATCAACTGACTCCACCTCAGAGTGACATAGAACACATGTGGCAGTCGGAAGTCTATTACAACGGCGTTTAGCCAAGTTTTCCAGCGATAGAACCTTATTCTTCCATGCTAACCAGTTAAAAATGTTGACCTTCCTCGGGCAGGGTCCTTTCCAAAAAAAGTTTGCAATCGAACAGGATCAACTTAATCACCCGAAGATCCTCCGCCCCCACCGTAAGAACCAAGAGGTCGTCCGCATAATGTAGATTACATATACAACCAAAATCACCCAATGGCACCCCAATCAAAACATGAGACTTAATCGCGTTGTCAAACATAGCACACAACACATCTGAAACCAAAACAAAGAGAAGAGGAGATAGGGGATCACCCTGGCGCAAACCTCTTTGATATCTAACATACCCCATGGGAGACCCGTTGATTAAAATCGATGCTTTGGACGAGTTGAGCAGCGAGCGAATCCAACCTAACCATCTGGATCCGAACCCCCTAGCCTCCAAGAGCTCCAGCAAGAAATCCCAATCCACCGAGTCGAAGGCCTTAGCGAAATCCACCTTGAGGATGTGACCAGACAGTCTTCTTTTGTGGATACTGAAAATGGCCTCCTCCGCCGTCGCGATATTGTCCAATATACACCTCCCCTTTAGAAAAGCAGATTGAGCATGATCTACCAAAGAGTCCATAACAGTACTGAGCCTTGAAGCCAACACCTTGGATATGATCGTCAGAGAAGAGTTAATTAGGCTAATGGGTCTATAATCTGCCTGAGAAACCGGACTCGAGACCTTCGGGATGAGAGCAATACACGCCCAATTAATTCTTTCTAGGTTAGCCTTCCCAAGGAAGAAGTCCTCACATAAATGCCACAACTCCAATTTAACAATCTCccaatactttttaaaaaaatgcatcgGGAAACCATCCGGTCCAGGTGCTTTGTCGCTCCCAAGGTCAAAGACCGCACTTTTAACTTCCTCTAGTGAAAAGGGGCATTCAAGAAAAGATAGGTCAACTGAAGATTTGTTCTGCAAAAGATCACGAAGGTCAACTTTGAAGCGAAAGGATCGTTTTTGTCCAAACAGCTCCCTGAACCGACGTTCGAAAACTTTTCCAATGTCTCTAGAGGAATTAAAGGTGTCATTACCCTCAATGATGGAAGGGATAAAATTGCCATTTCTCCTTCCATTAGCTACcgaatgaaaatattttgtgtTATCATCACCTTCCTTCAACCATTGTAATCGAGATCGCTGCTTCCAGTACAACTCCTCTTGCCTACGAATAATGGCTAAGTTCTCAGTCAGCTCACACTCTCGATGAGATTCAGCCCCGTAAAGACCCCTAGTTTCTTTGATAATATCAAGCAATTCGAGATCATGCAGAAGCGACATTTTCTTAAGCTTAATGGAACCGAAGCTCTCCTTCGCCCATCTTCGGAGCTGATCCCTAAGCCAAGCTAATTTTTTAGCCAGGACAAAGGCCCCACAACCCTGTGGCTTATACCCATCCCACCACAGTGCCACCAAGTTCGAGAAACCTTCAACCGTGGTCCAGGCCAGCTCAAAACGGAAATGCCTAGGATTGACACAATGCATACCAACCTCCAGTCGAATAGGAACATGATCCGAACCAACCCTCGGGAGGCATTTCTGAATTAG
It encodes:
- the LOC120276482 gene encoding galactose mutarotase-like → MANQVDKAEIFNLSNGKITVKISNWGATITSLLVPDAHGSFADVVLGFDSIEPYINGAAPYFGCIVGRVANRIKNGKFTLNGVEYSLPINKPPNSLHGGTKGFDKVLWDVAEYKNGEIPSITFKYHSKDGEEGYPGDVSVIATYSIPSSTTLKLEMEAVPENKPTPISLAQHTYWNLAGHNSGNILEHSIQIWGSQVTPVDQYTVPTGEFIPVKGTSFDFTIENKIGSRIDQVPGGYDHNYVLDLGEEVSGLKPAASLRDPLSSRVLKIWTDAPGMQFYTGNYVNGVVGKGGAVYNKHAGVCLETQGFPNAINQPNFPFVVVHPGEKYRHTMVFEFSVE